The Qingrenia yutianensis sequence TCTTTTTGGAGTCAACATGGACGATTTTGCGAAGGAGGTAATAACAAAGATGGAAACATATGAAAAAAAGGAGAAACGACAATTTAATAAGTACGATATGGCAATTGGACTTTTTTATGGTGTTGGTATATTTCTTGGCATTGGTATTTTCTTTGTTGGCGGTTTTATGACAATGTCAGGTGCAGGGTGGGGAGCATCACTATTTGGCGGTGGCTGTTTTTCTCTTGTATTTGGCTTGATATGCCATGCAGTTATTACATTGAGAAGAAATGAAAAACGAGAATTATGACGATAACGAAAACTCGATGACAGCGGAAGAATTTCTTGATTTTATGCGGAAGAACAGAAGGACTGTCCCCAATGAAAAGCGTATAGCTAATAAAGATAAATTTATATGGGCAGTCAGTGAGTTATCGGAAACCTATGAAATTGACGCAGATTTGATAGAGGACGATGACGGATATACCGCATCTCTCTATATGAACTATGCTTCATATAACGGATATATAAAGAAACTGCTTGGACTTATTTTTATCTTGTCCGATGACTTTTCTGTGTTCGAAGCGAAAGATAATAGAGACAGCGATTTGTTGATGTGTTTTACTTATCACACGCACAATGTCTATCTGAAAGATAGAGAAATAACAGATTTTGAATAATGTACTTGATGGCTACTCGAACGAGCAGCCATCTTTTTTTAATATGCCGGAATACCGTATCCGTAGATAACAGAACTTCCAACCGGGTATGTTTTGGTTCTGCAAGTATCGCCTGAGTTGCCCTCAACGGTATAGACTGTACCGTTCTCGCATTTCTGAACAATACCGGTGTGGTCTGTTACACCGTCGCCCTCCCAATCAAAGAAGATGATTGTACCAGGCGAAGGCTCATACGAACCGTCTGCCCATTGTCCTCGGTCTCTGAACCATTGTACGCCGTTTACACAACCGGCATACTTCGGGATAATACCGGCGTCGATATATCCGCACTCGTTGGCACACCAAGAAACGAAGCAGGCACACCATTCTACACGGGAGTCAAATCCGTACCAAGACCAGTAAGGCTGACCGCCTACATTACCTACCTGAGACAAGGCAACCGTTACGATTTGGTCGTCGCTGTATCCGATACCGTAAAGCACCTGTGACCATAGCTGATTGTTTTCGTCCTGCAATAGCTCGGCAAGATAATCTTTCTGCTCTTGATTAAAGCCATACATAGCCGCCATTTCATCAACAGTCTTGTGCGTTACCGTGATATACAGAAATGTTTCGGTTACTGTGGTTTCGGTCTGTACGATATTGCCGTGTCCGTCGTCGCTTTCTTCGATTTCGGTATGGGTTTTCGTTTCCGTTCGGGAAGAAATGTCGTTCATTTCCCAAAAAATATCCGACAGTAGCTGCTTCTTGGTTTCATCAACCGTAGCAACTTCCATCGGATTGTCGGGGTCGGTATTCACTTTAACAGAATAGACCGCAAGAACCTCTTTCCACACAGCTCGGCTGCCGCTCATTTCAAGGACATCATAGCTTACGGAGTTCTTTTCCTGCTCCAACCGGTCATCATATTCCTGATTGATTTCCTGAACGACTGTCTGCATTGACATTCCCGTGCCGGAATCCTCTCCTGAAAAGAAGATACCAAACACTGAACCCGCAATCAGAGCAACAAG is a genomic window containing:
- a CDS encoding helix-turn-helix domain-containing protein yields the protein MNQEQTNITTGKQIRHLRTQLGMTQEELAGELNVTRQALSNWERDVNEPDLNMLKKICFLFGVNMDDFAKEVITKMETYEKKEKRQFNKYDMAIGLFYGVGIFLGIGIFFVGGFMTMSGAGWGASLFGGGCFSLVFGLICHAVITLRRNEKREL
- a CDS encoding CHAP domain-containing protein, whose product is MADIKTKDNAKGTIRTIDKAAVATQRMKQAYIATKEKAERSVNANSSSAEEYAYDKLESGIDEVVHDGAYAFDKAGRKGLETTKENIRTAKDGIQRFKQQRAEQSLRKQASQNTSSAIKTVDKAEKTIKQSATSSGKKTIKFAGKEATKTAQKSVKTAEQTAKTAIKTSQQAAKAAQKTAQATVKASQKAAQAAKATAKATAATIKAAAKATVAAVKAIIAAVKGIIAAIAAGGWVAVVVIIVLCLVALIAGSVFGIFFSGEDSGTGMSMQTVVQEINQEYDDRLEQEKNSVSYDVLEMSGSRAVWKEVLAVYSVKVNTDPDNPMEVATVDETKKQLLSDIFWEMNDISSRTETKTHTEIEESDDGHGNIVQTETTVTETFLYITVTHKTVDEMAAMYGFNQEQKDYLAELLQDENNQLWSQVLYGIGYSDDQIVTVALSQVGNVGGQPYWSWYGFDSRVEWCACFVSWCANECGYIDAGIIPKYAGCVNGVQWFRDRGQWADGSYEPSPGTIIFFDWEGDGVTDHTGIVQKCENGTVYTVEGNSGDTCRTKTYPVGSSVIYGYGIPAY